In Cetobacterium somerae ATCC BAA-474, a genomic segment contains:
- the recQ gene encoding DNA helicase RecQ, translated as MNKFLAKENLILKKYFGYDEFRKGQHDIIKNILQRKDTLAIMPTGGGKSICFQIPALIFEGVTVVISPLISLMKDQVDALNENGIPSVFINSSLSNSQCEIIYNALLFNKYKIIYIAPERLENSRFLSVIKNINVSQIAVDEAHCISQWGHDFRVSYKNIKNFIQSLNSNPVISAFTATATPEVTEDILESLNIKATIFKNGFKRDNLKFSVFKNVDNFKFIQKFIEEHPEESGIIYTSTRKECEQIYEFLSKGKSIAKYHAGLSDNERMSNQEDFLLDRCKIIVATNAFGMGIDKSNVRWVIHNNLPKDIESYYQEAGRAGRDGLISSCILLYNPKDIIIQKLFIENENLSPEIAKIRYSKLSAMENYTRTNGCLIEYIVNYFENKPLAENCGMCGNCENKGELIDITIDAQKIISCVGRLNNKYGAKLILDILKGSNNARIRDNRLNEQSTYGCLKDKSSTYIKTIMDYLIGSDFIESTEGKYPLLKLKESAYIFIKSKETLSMRVLNNDDDSITKKERPNDKKTSLPLIPGGEQLFNLLSEYRSKTAHNNHVPSYIIFSDKTIIDICNYKPREKDELLKINGIGEAKFEKYGNDILSIVNNYIKK; from the coding sequence ATGAATAAATTCCTAGCAAAAGAAAATTTAATTCTAAAAAAATACTTTGGATATGATGAGTTTAGAAAAGGACAACATGACATCATTAAAAATATTTTACAAAGAAAAGATACTCTAGCTATTATGCCAACAGGTGGTGGAAAATCTATATGTTTTCAAATACCAGCCTTAATTTTTGAGGGAGTTACTGTTGTTATATCTCCTTTAATATCACTTATGAAAGATCAAGTTGATGCTTTAAATGAAAATGGTATCCCTTCTGTATTTATAAATAGTAGTCTTTCAAATTCACAATGTGAGATTATTTATAATGCTCTTCTTTTTAATAAATACAAAATAATTTATATTGCACCTGAGAGACTTGAAAATTCAAGATTTTTATCAGTTATAAAAAATATTAATGTATCACAAATTGCTGTTGACGAAGCACACTGTATATCTCAATGGGGACATGACTTTAGAGTTAGCTATAAAAACATTAAAAATTTTATTCAATCTTTAAATAGTAATCCAGTAATATCTGCTTTCACTGCCACTGCTACTCCTGAAGTTACTGAAGATATTTTAGAAAGTTTAAATATTAAAGCAACTATATTTAAAAATGGATTTAAGAGGGATAATCTAAAGTTTTCTGTTTTCAAAAATGTAGATAATTTTAAATTTATACAAAAATTTATTGAAGAACATCCTGAAGAAAGTGGAATAATATATACTTCTACAAGAAAAGAGTGTGAACAAATTTATGAATTTCTTTCTAAAGGAAAGAGTATTGCTAAATATCATGCTGGCCTTTCTGATAATGAGAGAATGAGTAATCAAGAGGATTTTCTTTTAGATAGATGTAAAATAATTGTCGCAACTAATGCCTTTGGAATGGGTATTGATAAATCCAATGTAAGATGGGTTATTCATAATAATCTACCAAAAGATATTGAAAGTTATTATCAAGAAGCTGGTAGAGCCGGTAGAGATGGGCTTATTTCAAGTTGTATTCTACTTTATAATCCCAAAGATATTATTATTCAAAAACTATTTATTGAAAATGAAAACTTATCTCCAGAAATAGCTAAAATTAGATATAGTAAACTTTCTGCTATGGAAAATTATACTAGAACTAATGGCTGTCTTATTGAATACATTGTAAACTATTTTGAAAATAAACCTTTGGCTGAAAATTGTGGAATGTGTGGAAATTGTGAAAATAAAGGTGAACTTATTGATATAACTATTGACGCTCAAAAAATTATTTCATGTGTTGGAAGATTGAATAATAAATATGGTGCAAAATTAATTTTAGATATTCTAAAAGGTTCTAACAATGCAAGAATTAGAGACAATCGTTTAAATGAACAATCTACATATGGATGCTTAAAAGATAAATCCTCTACCTATATTAAAACAATTATGGATTACCTTATAGGAAGTGATTTTATCGAAAGTACTGAGGGAAAATACCCACTTTTAAAATTAAAAGAAAGTGCTTATATTTTTATAAAATCTAAAGAAACCTTATCTATGAGGGTTTTAAACAATGATGACGATTCTATTACGAAAAAAGAAAGACCTAATGATAAAAAAACTTCATTACCTCTTATTCCTGGTGGAGAGCAGTTATTTAATCTTCTATCAGAATACAGAAGTAAAACCGCTCATAACAACCATGTTCCATCTTATATAATTTTTTCTGATAAAACTATAATTGATATTTGCAATTATAAACCTAGAGAAAAAGATGAACTTTTAAAAATAAATGGTATTGGAGAAGCTAAATTTGAAAAATATGGCAACGATATCCTTTCTATTGTAAATAACTATATAAAAAAATAA
- a CDS encoding metallophosphoesterase: MIWILQRLLLLILPILGVAYIFYKIYGSLWYFLFIPIFTFLPFVLFYFYRNKRSVSLEVFLGHYLFYLNYIVFGALILLSIALIFKMFSIDILKEVSYRKTSFHIFIIFSLGILSILGYKNFKNISVENYETPKEIIRNEKNLKFVFISDVHLNGKFDGSKLKTAFEKMKNEDVELVLIGGDFLDNSYKSVTDDIKSIIDETNFKHGIYLVLGNHEYYGGIEGNIEYIKNLGINILRDEIVEIEGITIVGRDDRYNKKRKSLDELLKNVDKKSSVIVVDHNPQSLKELGNEKVDLYLSGHTHKGQLFPFNLVVDYMYENSGGYRKIGETHTYVSSGLGTWMIPYRIGSSSQIMIFK, translated from the coding sequence ATGATTTGGATTTTACAGAGATTGCTACTATTAATACTTCCAATATTAGGAGTAGCATATATTTTTTATAAAATATATGGAAGCTTATGGTATTTTCTATTTATACCAATTTTTACTTTTTTACCTTTTGTTCTCTTTTATTTTTATCGAAATAAAAGAAGCGTATCTTTAGAAGTTTTTTTAGGGCATTATCTATTTTATCTTAATTATATAGTATTTGGAGCTTTAATTCTTTTATCAATTGCCCTTATTTTTAAGATGTTTTCAATTGATATTTTAAAAGAAGTTAGTTATAGAAAGACGAGTTTTCATATTTTTATAATTTTTAGTTTAGGTATTCTGTCGATTTTAGGATATAAAAATTTTAAAAATATTTCTGTAGAAAATTATGAAACACCAAAAGAGATAATTAGAAATGAAAAAAACTTAAAATTTGTTTTTATAAGTGATGTTCATTTAAATGGGAAATTTGATGGGAGTAAATTAAAAACAGCTTTTGAAAAAATGAAAAATGAAGATGTTGAGTTAGTTCTTATAGGTGGAGATTTTTTAGATAATTCATATAAGAGTGTAACAGATGATATTAAAAGTATAATTGATGAAACAAACTTTAAACATGGAATTTATTTAGTTTTAGGAAATCATGAATACTATGGTGGAATAGAGGGAAATATTGAATATATAAAAAATCTTGGAATAAATATTTTAAGAGATGAGATAGTGGAGATTGAAGGAATAACAATTGTAGGAAGAGATGACAGATATAATAAAAAGAGAAAATCATTAGATGAACTTTTAAAAAATGTCGATAAAAAAAGTTCTGTTATAGTTGTTGATCATAATCCTCAATCTTTAAAAGAGTTAGGAAATGAAAAAGTGGATTTGTACTTATCAGGTCATACACACAAAGGCCAACTATTCCCTTTTAATTTAGTGGTAGATTATATGTATGAAAACTCAGGTGGATATAGGAAGATAGGAGAGACACATACATATGTAAGTTCAGGATTGGGAACTTGGATGATTCCATACAGAATTGGAAGTAGTAGTCAGATAATGATCTTTAAATAA
- the asrC gene encoding sulfite reductase subunit C: MALELSRKSFTKNAYRITKDRKKTALRVRVPGGEITAELLLKVSEIASKYGNGKVHITTRQGFEIKGIDITKIDEVNKEIQVLIDGFDINQPNGEGNGYPAAGTRNITACIGNSVCPKAQYNTTNFAKKIEKEVFPNDFHFKIALTGCPNDCIKARMHDFGIIGMTMPLYEKERCVSCGACVKKCKGLSTGALRAENYTVVREHSKCIGCGECVLNCPTSSWVRDEKKYYRLAIMGRTGKKNPRLAEDWILWADEESIIKIIKNTYRYVDTYINRALPKEHIGYIVDRTGFNEFKKFALEGVNLEEVAIERNMVNWNGIIYSGAENDIGK, translated from the coding sequence ATGGCTTTAGAGTTAAGTAGAAAAAGTTTTACAAAAAATGCGTATAGAATAACAAAAGATAGAAAAAAAACAGCTTTAAGAGTTAGAGTTCCTGGTGGAGAGATAACAGCAGAACTACTTTTAAAAGTTTCTGAAATAGCTTCAAAATATGGAAATGGAAAAGTTCATATAACAACTCGTCAAGGATTTGAAATTAAAGGTATTGATATTACAAAAATTGATGAAGTAAATAAAGAGATTCAAGTTTTAATTGATGGTTTTGATATTAATCAACCAAATGGAGAGGGAAATGGATATCCAGCAGCTGGAACAAGAAATATAACAGCTTGTATTGGAAACAGTGTTTGTCCTAAGGCTCAATATAATACAACAAACTTTGCTAAAAAAATAGAGAAAGAAGTTTTCCCTAATGATTTCCATTTTAAAATTGCTTTAACAGGATGTCCAAATGATTGTATCAAAGCAAGAATGCATGACTTTGGTATAATTGGAATGACTATGCCTTTATACGAAAAAGAGAGATGTGTTTCATGTGGAGCATGTGTAAAAAAATGTAAAGGATTATCAACAGGTGCTTTAAGAGCAGAAAATTATACAGTTGTAAGAGAACATAGTAAATGTATAGGGTGTGGAGAGTGTGTTTTAAACTGTCCGACATCATCTTGGGTTAGAGATGAGAAAAAGTACTACAGACTTGCTATTATGGGTAGAACAGGAAAGAAAAATCCAAGACTTGCTGAAGATTGGATTTTATGGGCTGATGAAGAAAGTATAATAAAAATTATTAAAAATACATATAGATATGTAGATACGTATATTAACAGAGCACTTCCAAAAGAACATATTGGATATATTGTTGATAGAACAGGATTCAATGAGTTTAAAAAGTTTGCATTAGAAGGTGTTAACTTAGAAGAAGTGGCAATTGAAAGAAATATGGTTAACTGGAATGGAATTATCTACTCTGGTGCTGAAAATGATATTGGTAAATAA
- a CDS encoding formate/nitrite transporter family protein, translating into MFFEAVEKVANAGVSKSNFLKNSFGKYFVLSTFAGFFVGLGILLIFSIGGLAAPVIGPLGARTLMGACFGVALSLVIMCGSELFTGNNFVMTISTLSKKTTWADTIKLWVVCYFGNLAGSILCGYLFSLTNLTVHFVPGAESVGKFMGTIATLKATAPFWDLFYRGILCNILVCLAVWCSIKMTSESGKLIMIWWCLFAFITVGLEHSIANMTLFSALMFKEPQFFMGMIVNLIPVTLGNIVGGVGLGAAYYYVSKKD; encoded by the coding sequence ATGTTTTTTGAGGCAGTTGAAAAAGTTGCAAATGCAGGGGTTAGCAAATCTAATTTTTTAAAAAATAGTTTTGGAAAATACTTTGTCTTATCAACTTTTGCTGGATTTTTTGTTGGATTAGGAATTTTATTAATTTTCTCTATTGGTGGATTAGCAGCACCAGTTATTGGACCTTTAGGTGCTAGAACACTTATGGGAGCTTGCTTTGGAGTAGCACTGAGTTTAGTTATTATGTGTGGTAGTGAACTTTTTACTGGAAATAACTTTGTTATGACAATATCTACACTATCTAAAAAAACAACTTGGGCTGATACTATTAAACTTTGGGTTGTATGTTATTTCGGAAACTTAGCTGGATCTATTTTATGTGGATATTTATTCTCTCTAACAAATTTAACTGTTCACTTTGTTCCTGGAGCTGAAAGTGTTGGTAAATTTATGGGAACTATAGCTACATTAAAAGCTACAGCACCTTTCTGGGATCTATTTTATAGAGGAATACTTTGTAATATACTTGTTTGTTTAGCTGTTTGGTGTTCTATAAAAATGACATCTGAGTCAGGTAAATTAATCATGATTTGGTGGTGTCTATTTGCCTTTATAACTGTTGGTTTAGAGCATAGTATTGCAAACATGACTCTTTTCTCAGCACTAATGTTTAAAGAACCACAATTTTTTATGGGAATGATTGTTAACTTAATTCCAGTAACTTTAGGAAACATAGTTGGAGGAGTTGGATTAGGAGCAGCATATTATTACGTATCTAAAAAAGATTAA